From a region of the Falsibacillus albus genome:
- the pcrA gene encoding DNA helicase PcrA, giving the protein MQFLTERLLQGLNPQQKEAVKSTDGPLLIMAGAGSGKTRVLTQRIAYLMVEKGVNPYNILAITFTNKAAREMRDRIANVMGGAAEDVWISTFHSMCVRILRRDIDRIGFNRNFTILDSTDQQSVIKGILKEKNIDPKKFDPRMILGSISSAKNELITPEEFSKQAGSYFEQVVHDVYVEYQKKLSKNQALDFDDLIMKTIQLFQRVPEVLEFYQRKFQYIHVDEYQDTNRAQYMLVKQLAARFQNLCVVGDSDQSIYKWRGADIANILSFEKDYPRAKVIMLEQNYRSSKKILSAANEVIKNNSNRKPKNLWTENDDGQKISYYRADSEQGEAQYVAGKIKELVEQKNRKYSDIAILYRTNAQSRVMEEVLLKSNIEYSIVGGIKFYDRKEIKDILAYLRLISNPDDDISLSRVINVPKRGVGSTSVDKIARHAQVNDISMYGALHEIEHIGLSPKITKACIEFRDLIKGFTQMQEYLSVTELVEDLLEKSGYREMLKAEKSLEAQSRLENIDEFLSVTQSFEQASEDRSLVAFLTDLALVADIDRLDEEEKVQESVVLMTLHSAKGLEFPVVFLLGMEEGVFPHSRSLMEEEEMEEERRLAYVGITRAEQELFITNAQMRTLFGRTNMNPVSRFIDEIPEELIDVIGGERKQSSPFGTGMSGGSMNRPAPRKPVTRPVQKAMGATGADNLGWSVGDKAEHKKWGVGTVVSVKGEGEGVELDIAFPSPTGIKRLLAKFAPIEKK; this is encoded by the coding sequence ATGCAATTTTTAACGGAAAGACTGCTGCAGGGTCTTAATCCTCAGCAGAAGGAAGCAGTAAAATCGACAGACGGACCACTTTTGATCATGGCAGGTGCAGGAAGTGGAAAGACGCGGGTGTTGACGCAGCGCATTGCATATTTGATGGTGGAAAAAGGCGTCAATCCTTATAATATTCTCGCGATTACCTTTACGAATAAGGCTGCGCGAGAGATGAGGGACAGGATCGCCAATGTCATGGGCGGTGCTGCAGAGGATGTCTGGATTTCAACATTCCACTCCATGTGCGTTCGCATCTTAAGAAGAGACATTGACCGGATCGGATTTAACCGCAACTTTACGATTCTCGATTCCACTGATCAGCAATCCGTGATCAAGGGAATCCTCAAGGAGAAGAACATCGATCCTAAGAAGTTTGATCCAAGAATGATTCTTGGAAGCATCAGCTCGGCGAAAAATGAGCTTATTACCCCTGAGGAATTTTCCAAGCAAGCGGGAAGTTATTTTGAGCAAGTCGTCCATGATGTGTATGTCGAATATCAAAAGAAGCTAAGCAAGAATCAGGCACTCGATTTTGATGACTTGATCATGAAAACCATTCAATTGTTTCAAAGGGTTCCGGAAGTGCTGGAGTTTTATCAGCGCAAATTCCAATATATTCATGTCGATGAGTATCAGGATACGAACAGGGCACAATATATGCTTGTAAAACAGCTTGCCGCCCGTTTTCAAAATCTTTGCGTCGTCGGTGATTCCGACCAGTCCATCTACAAATGGCGCGGGGCGGACATCGCCAATATTTTATCATTTGAAAAAGATTATCCGCGTGCAAAGGTGATCATGCTCGAGCAAAATTATCGTTCTTCGAAAAAGATATTGTCGGCGGCCAATGAGGTCATCAAAAATAATTCGAACAGGAAGCCGAAAAATCTCTGGACGGAAAATGACGATGGCCAGAAAATCTCATATTACCGAGCTGACAGTGAACAAGGTGAAGCGCAGTATGTTGCAGGGAAGATCAAAGAATTGGTTGAGCAGAAGAATCGGAAATACTCCGACATTGCCATTTTATATCGGACGAATGCCCAATCCCGTGTGATGGAGGAAGTATTGTTGAAGTCCAATATTGAATACTCCATTGTCGGGGGAATCAAGTTCTATGACCGCAAAGAAATCAAAGATATCCTTGCGTATTTACGATTGATCTCCAATCCGGATGATGATATCAGCTTGAGCAGGGTCATTAATGTGCCAAAAAGGGGTGTAGGGTCCACTTCAGTGGATAAGATTGCCCGCCATGCACAGGTAAACGACATTTCTATGTATGGTGCCCTTCATGAAATTGAACACATCGGACTCAGCCCGAAAATTACTAAGGCATGCATCGAGTTCAGGGATTTAATTAAAGGCTTCACACAAATGCAGGAATATTTATCTGTGACAGAGCTTGTGGAAGACCTTTTGGAAAAATCGGGATACAGAGAAATGCTGAAGGCGGAGAAATCCCTTGAGGCACAAAGCCGATTGGAAAATATCGATGAGTTTCTTTCCGTTACGCAAAGCTTTGAGCAGGCAAGTGAAGATAGGAGCCTCGTTGCTTTCTTGACAGACCTTGCACTTGTGGCGGATATCGACCGTTTAGATGAGGAAGAAAAGGTACAGGAGTCAGTCGTTCTTATGACGCTTCACTCTGCTAAGGGCCTTGAGTTTCCTGTCGTATTCCTGCTAGGAATGGAAGAAGGGGTATTCCCGCACAGCCGTTCCTTGATGGAAGAGGAAGAAATGGAAGAAGAAAGGCGTTTGGCATACGTTGGGATCACTCGTGCCGAACAGGAATTATTCATAACCAATGCCCAAATGCGTACGCTGTTTGGACGCACAAACATGAACCCGGTGTCACGCTTCATTGATGAAATTCCAGAAGAGCTTATCGATGTGATCGGTGGTGAACGAAAACAATCTTCACCATTTGGAACCGGAATGAGCGGAGGCAGCATGAATCGCCCTGCACCACGAAAGCCGGTCACACGTCCTGTCCAGAAAGCAATGGGTGCAACTGGTGCCGATAATCTTGGCTGGAGCGTCGGAGATAAAGCCGAGCATAAAAAATGGGGTGTCGGTACGGTTGTCAGCGTCAAAGGGGAAGGGGAAGGCGTCGAACTTGATATTGCTTTTCCAAGCCCGACTGGCATCAAACGCTTATTGGCGAAATTTGCGCCAATCGAGAAAAAATAA
- the pcrB gene encoding heptaprenylglyceryl phosphate synthase, with protein sequence MYDVRDWRHAFKLDPQKEITDESLEAICESGTDAIIIGGTDGVTLENVLDLMARVRRYTVPCVLEVSNIESITPGFDLYFIPTVLNSRDVKWVSGIHHQAVKEYGELMNWDEILVEGYCILNEDCKAAKETDANTKLTAEDAAAYAMMADKMFNMPIFYLEYSGTYGDPELVKHVKEYLEDTTLFYGGGIQSSGQAQEMAEHADVVVVGNVIYEDLNDALRTVKAIKK encoded by the coding sequence ATGTACGATGTTCGGGATTGGCGGCATGCGTTCAAGCTGGATCCCCAGAAGGAAATCACGGATGAGTCTCTTGAGGCAATTTGTGAGTCCGGGACGGATGCTATTATTATTGGAGGAACGGATGGGGTGACGCTCGAGAATGTGCTGGATTTGATGGCGCGGGTACGGAGATACACGGTTCCATGTGTGTTGGAAGTATCCAATATCGAGTCGATCACACCTGGCTTTGATTTATATTTTATTCCCACCGTGCTGAATAGCCGCGATGTGAAATGGGTTTCCGGCATTCACCATCAAGCGGTGAAGGAATACGGTGAGTTGATGAATTGGGATGAGATTTTGGTTGAAGGCTACTGCATCCTCAACGAAGATTGCAAGGCGGCGAAGGAGACGGATGCCAATACGAAGCTGACAGCCGAGGATGCAGCGGCATATGCGATGATGGCAGATAAAATGTTCAACATGCCGATCTTTTATTTGGAATACAGCGGTACTTATGGCGATCCTGAACTTGTGAAGCATGTGAAGGAGTATCTTGAGGATACGACGCTCTTTTATGGGGGCGGCATACAAAGCAGCGGCCAGGCGCAGGAGATGGCAGAGCATGCGGATGTTGTCGTAGTCGGAAACGTGATTTATGAGGATTTGAATGATGCGCTCAGAACGGTGAAGGCAATTAAAAAATAA